A window of Tripterygium wilfordii isolate XIE 37 chromosome 7, ASM1340144v1, whole genome shotgun sequence contains these coding sequences:
- the LOC120003019 gene encoding phosphatidylinositol 4-kinase alpha 1-like isoform X2: protein MEALTELCDLVAQNPTQFADKLAWICGRCPPSESLHSRSPRVSRSQLNAVLAVARFLSKCRDPPDHHPNSLILDFLLSIPDSFQRSFWPQSFSSDSITEFFVEFLGYVSKAAELSPDFAEDIAGFAGEVVMAAINYAGEDLTISRVFLSALSQNSLPVLPEDADRLVACLLDQCSVSVPPSPRDQIAVNSETSSCQSSPLPNESASPINEVSQSSGSSKGSSVSNGGSILWKTGGDASFGFNGGAGEVGGVLLRQQIASFEEESVENLGKQELAFKLIAHILDKVRIDPQLLDQVRLIVKKQLQSMPPFLRIRKRDWNEQGPLLKSRINAKLAVSQAAAKMKIKCLASLEVDARTSKRLVLETLALLIDVAEACLFSGWRKLRICEELFRSLLSGSAKIAVSRGGEPLRIFLIHLKRLVLTSCLPADTWGSSQEAMFESVLDTCCEIVVSGWTRDRAPLVTFINGLASGIRERNDYEEQVDKEKQAVQFMQRNLIRLLAELNVVVKKPEVVDMILPPFIESLEEGDASIPSLLRLRLLDAVSRVASLGFEKSYRETVVLMTRNYLSRLSTVGSAESKTLAPEATSERVETLPAGFLLIASGLTCPKLRSDYRQRLLSLCSDVGLAAESKSGRCGADFLGPLLPAVAEICSDFNPTVNVDSLLQKLFRNLWFYIALFGLAPPIQKVQPSAKAISSNLNSIGSMGTISLQAVGGPYMWNTQWSSAVQRIAQGTPPLVVSTVKWLEDELELNALHNPGSRRASGNEKAALAQKAALSAALGGKVDVAAMTTISGVKATYLLAVAFLEIIRFSSNGGILNGDTSVTDSRSAFSCVFEYLKTSDLTPAVLHCLTAIVHRSFETAVLWLEDRITETGNEAEVRESTLFAHACFLIKSMLHRQDLIRETAVNLLTQLRSRFPQVQSFCQFCAHSVIIFCYCTTCAVLLKQMGFFFLQILWNSSCLDSLLFLVHNDVSSAVINDPARIATIRRSYERIVREWIILSLSYAPCTSQGLLQEKICKANTWQRAPNTTDVVSLLSEIRNGTSKNDCWTGTRTANIPAVMAAAAAASGGNLELTEAFNMELLSTAIVSATVKCNIAGQIDGMRKVYDIQSNATPTGSAIGSGIQRLISGAFSQPTQAKDDSFNKVLLNNFVRLLQQFVYTAEKGGKVDKSQFRETCSQATALLLSDLGSDSRSNIEDFAQLLRLLCWCPAYISTPDAMETGIFIWTWLVSAAPQLGSIVLAELVDAWLWTIDTKRGLFASDVKYSGPAAKLRPHLAPGEPEPQPEFDPVEQILAHRLWLGFFMDRFEVVRHNSVEQLLLLARMLQGTTNFPWKFSHHPGATGTFLTVMLLGLKFCSCHSQGNLQKFKTGLQLLEDRIYRASLGWFAYEPGWCDLDNMNSAQSEAQSVAIFVHYLTNDRGDTSQSDSKGCGRENGSSLVDVSDQYHPVWGQMENYALGREKRKQLLLMLCQHEADRLEVWAQPTNTKDVSSRPKISLDKWVEYARTAFSVDPRVALSLASRFPANATLKAELTILVQTHISEIHSVPEALPYFVTPKAVDENSVLLQQLPHWAACSITQALEFLTPAYKGHPRVMAYVLRVLESYPPEWVTFFMPQLVQALRYDEGRLVEGYLLRAAKRSDIFAHILIWHLQGETVPESGKDAGIGKNSSFQEQLPIVRQRIIDGFSYTALDLFRREFDFFDKVTSISGVLYPLPKEERRAGIRRELEKIEMEGEDLYVPTAPNKLVRGIQVDSGIPLQSAAKVPIMITFDVVDKDGDHNDITPQACIFKVGDDCRQDVLALQVISLLRDIFEAVGLKLYLFPYGVLPTGPERGIVEVVPNVRSRSQMGETTDGGLFEIFQQDYGPVGSPSFEAARENFIISSAGYAVASLLLQPKDRHNGNLLFDNVGRLVHIDFGFIFEISPGGNMRFESAHFKLSHEMTQLLDPSGVTKSDTWNQFVSLCVKGYLAARRYMDGIVNTVSLMLDSGLPCFGRGDPIGNLRKRFHPEMTEREAANFMIRVCTDAYNKWTTAGYDLIQYLQQGIEK from the exons ATGGAGGCATTGACTGAGCTATGCGACCTGGTGGCACAGAACCCGACGCAATTCGCCGATAAACTGGCCTGGATTTGCGGGAGATGCCCGCCATCGGAGTCTCTCCATTCCCGATCCCCTAGGGTTTCGCGCTCGCAGCTCAATGCGGTGCTCGCCGTCGCCCGATTTCTCTCCAAATGCCGCGATCCCCCGGATCACCATCCTAACTCCCTCATCCTTGACTTTCTCCTCTCGATTCCGGATTCATTTCAACGTTCGTTCTGGCCACAGTCGTTTAGTAGCGATTCTATCACGGAATTTTTCGTAGAATTCTTGGGATACGTATCAAAAGCAGCAGAACTATCACCTGATTTCGCTGAGGATATTGCCGGCTTTGCTGGGGAGGTTGTGATGGCGGCCATTAATTATGCTGGTGAAGATTTAACGATTTCTAGGGTGTTTTTATCAGCTCTCTCGCAGAATTCCCTGCCAGTTTTACCGGAAGATGCAGATAGATTGGTGGCCTGTCTTCTGGATCAATGCTCTGTTTCAGTGCCGCCCTCGCCTAGAGACCAGATTGCTGTAAACTCTGAAACGTCCTCGTGTCAGAGCTCTCCACTTCCCAATGAGAGTGCCAGTCCCATAAACGAGGTGAGCCAGTCAAGCGGGTCGTCAAAGGGGTCTTCTGTGTCTAATGGCGGTAGCATTTTGTGGAAGACTGGAGGGGATGCAAGTTTTGGTTTTAACGGCGGGGCAGGTGAAGTTGGCGGGGTTTTGTTACGTCAGCAGATTGCGTCGTTTGAGGAGGAGTCTGTGGAGAACTTGGGAAAACAGGAGTTAGCTTTTAAATTGATTGCACACATATTGGATAAAGTAAGAATTGATCCCCAACTTTTGGACCAAGTGAGATTAATTGTGAAGAAGCAGCTGCAGTCGATGCCTCCTTTTCTAAGG ATAAGGAAGCGAGACTGGAATGAACAAGGGCCACTTCTTAAATCTAGAATCAATGCAAAACTAGCAGTTAGTCAGGCTGCAgccaaaatgaaaatcaaatgtcTTGCATCCCTTGAAGTAGATGCTAGAACTTCCAAGAGGTTGGTGCTTGAGACTCTTGCATTGTTGATAGATGTTGCGGAGGCTTGTTTGTTCTCGGGCTGGCGGAAGTTGAGAATTTGCGAAGAGCTCTTCCGTTCTCTACTCTCAGGGAGTGCAAAAATTGCTGTCAGTAGAGGAGGTGAACCCCTGCGCATTTTCCTCATTCACCTCAAACGTCTTGTGCTAACTTCATGTTTACCG GCTGATACATGGGGTAGCAGCCAGGAGGCCATGTTTGAGAGTGTCTTGGATACGTGTTGTGAGATAGTTGTTTCTGGCTGGACCAGGGACCGAGCCCCACTGGTTACCTTTATCAATGGACTAGCTAGTGGTATTCGTGAACGAAATGATTATGAGGAACAG GTGGATAAGGAGAAACAGGCAGTTCAGTTTATGCAGCGTAATCTTATCCGTCTGCTTGCTGAACTGAATGTTGTTGTCAAGAAGCCAGAAGTGGTAGACATGATACTGCCACCTTTTATTGAAAGCTTGGAAGAGGGCGATGCTTCAATTCCTAGTTTATTGCGACTGCGA CTTCTTGATGCTGTATCTCGTGTGGCAAGTTTAGGATTTGAGAAGTCATATCGTGAAACTGTTGTTCTTATGACAAGAAATTATTTGAGTAGACTATCCACTGTAGGTTCTGCTGAAAGCAAAACATTGGCACCAGAAGCCACTAGTGAACGAGTTGAG ACACTTCCTGCAGGATTTCTTCTGATTGCTAGTGGCCTAACATGTCCCAAGTTGCGTTCAGACTATCGTCAGCGTTTATTGTCTTTGTGCTCAGATGTAGGCCTGGCTGCTGAGTCAAAAAGTGGAAG ATGTGGGGCGGATTTTCTGGGACCTCTTCTTCCTGCTGTTGCTGAAATATGTTCTGATTTCAACCCTACTGTAAATGTGGACTCATTACTTCAGAAATTATTTCGCAACTTGTGGTTCTATATTGCGCTTTTTGGCCTAGCACCTCCTATACAAAAGGTCCAGCCATCAGCAAAGGCTATATCTTCTAACCTAAACAGTATTGGAAGCATGGGAACCATTTCTCTCCAAGCAGTGGGTGGGCCTTACATGTGGAATACACAGTGGTCTTCTGCTGTCCAGCGTATAGCACAAGGGACGCCTCCTCTT GTTGTCAGCACAGTAAAATGGCTTGAAGATGAGTTGGAACTCAATGCACTTCACAACCCTGGCAGTCGTCGAGCTAGTGGTAATGAGAAAGCTGCTTTAGCCCAAAAAGCTGCGCTTTCTGCCGCTCTTGGAGGGAAAGTAGATGTTGCAGCAATGACCACAATTTCAG GAGTGAAAGCAACTTATCTTCTTGCTGTAGCTTTTCTGGAGATAATACGTTTCAGCAGCAACGGTGGCATCCTCAATGGTGATACTAGTGTGACGGATTCTAGGAGTGCCTTCAGTTGCGTTTTTGAGTACCTGAAAACTTCAGATCTTACACCTGCTGTCTTACATTGTTTGACAGCTATCGTCCATAGGTCGTTTGAAACAGCTGTACTGTGGCTG GAGGATCGAATAACTGAAACTGGTAATGAAGCTGAGGTCAGAGAATCAACTTTGTTTGCACATGCTTGTTTCCTCATAAAAAGTATGTTACATAGGCAGGATCTCATCAGGGAAACCGCTGTGAACTTGCTGACTCAGCTTAGAAGCAGGTTTCCTCAGGTACAGTCTTTTTGCCAATTTTGTGCTCATTCAGTGATTATTTTCTGCTATTGTACAACTTGCGCAGTACTACTAAAACaaatgggatttttttttttgcagattttGTGGAATTCTTCTTGTTTAGATTCCCTACTTTTTTTGGTTCATAATGACGTGTCTTCTGCTGTGATCAACGATCCGGCTCGCATAGCAACAATTCGGCGTTCGTACGAAAGAATTGTTCGGGAATGGATCATTTTATCACTTTCATATGCACCATGTACTAGCCAGGGCCTGCTGCAG GAAAAAATCTGTAAAGCAAACACATGGCAACGAGCTCCTAATACAACGGATGTGGTTTCGTTGTTATCTGAGATACGGAATGGTACTAGTAAGAATGATTGTTGGACAGGTACACGAACAGCAAATATTCCCGCAGTCATGGCTGCTGCAGCTGCAGCATCTGGAGGAAACTTGGAATTGACCGAAGCCTTCAATATGGAGCTGCTGAGTACTGCAATAGTCAGTGCAACAGTGAAGTGCAACATTGCTGGACAAATTGATGGAATGAGGAAAGTTTATGATATTCAATCAAATGCTACACCAACAGGTTCTGCGATTGGTAGTGGCATTCAAAGGCTGATTTCGGGAGCATTTTCTCAGCCAACACAGGCTAAGGATGATTCATTTAATAAGGTGCTACTTAACAATTTTGTGCGACTTCTTCAACAATTTGTTTACACTGCAGAGAAAGGTGGGAAAGTGGATAAGTCACAGTTTCGTGAAACTTGTTCTCAGGCAACTGCATTACTTCTCTCGGATCTG GGTTCTGATTCAAGGTCGAATATAGAAGACTTTGCACAACTTCTGCGCCTCCTTTGCTGGTGTCCCGCTTATATTTCTACTCCTGATGCAATGGAGACTGGCATTTTCATTTGGACTTGGTTAGTTTCTGCTGCACCACAACTGGGTTCTATAGTCCTTGCTGAGCTTGTTGACGCATGGTTGTGGACAATTGATACAAAACGAGGTCTTTTTGCGTCTGATGTAAAGTACTCTGGACCTGCTGCGAAACTGAGGCCACACCTTGCTCCTGGGGAACCAGAACCTCAACCTGAATTTGATCCCGTCGAACAAATACTTGCTCATCGATTATGGCTTGGGTTTTTCATGGATCGCTTTGAG GTAGTCCGGCACAACAGTGTTGAGCAACTTTTGCTCCTTGCTCGTATGCTACAAGGGACAACAAACTTTCCATGGAAATTTTCTCACCATCCTGGTGCCACCGGTACCTTTTTAACTGTCATGCTTCTTGGGCTTAAGTTCTGCTCATGCCATTCCCAAGGCAACTTGCAGAAATTTAAAACAGGGCTTCAATTGCTTGAAGATCGCATTTATCG GGCCTCTTTAGGTTGGTTTGCTTATGAACCAGGATGGTGTGACCTAGATAATATGAATTCTGCTCAGAGTGAGGCTCAATCTGTAGCCATATTTGTCCATTATCTAACAAATGATCGAGGAGATACTTCTCAATCTGATTCAAAAGGATGCGGACGTGAGAACGGAAGTTCTTTGGTTGATGTG AGTGATCAATACCACCCTGTATGGGGCCAGATGGAGAACTATGCATTGGGAAGAGAAAAGCGGAAGCAGCTACTTTTGATGCTATGCCAGCACGAGGCTGATAGGCTTGAAGTTTGGGCACAACCCACTAACACAAA AGATGTATCTTCTCGGCCGAAAATCAGCCTAGATAAATGGGTTGAATATGCTAGGACTGCCTTCTCCGTGGATCCAAGAGTTGCTTTATCCTTGGCCTCGAGGTTTCCTGCCAATGCTACTTTGAAGGCTGAATTAACTATTCTGGTGCAG ACACATATATCGGAAATCCACAGCGTACCTGAAGCTTTGCCCTATTTTGTCACTCCCAAGGCAGTAGATGAAAATTCAGTGCTTTTGCAACAATTACCGCATTGGGCTGCTTGTTCAATTACACAAGCTCTTGAGTTTCTCACTCCTGCATATAAGGGTCATCCACGTGTCATGGCATATGTTCTTAGGGTTCTGGAGTCATATCCTCCAGAATGGGTAACCTTCTTCATGCCACAGCTTGTGCAGGCTTTGCGATATGATGAAGGG AGGTTGGTAGAAGGATACTTGCTTAGAGCAGCTAAACGAAGTGATATTTTTGCCCATATTCTTATTTGGCATCTACAG GGTGAGACCGTACCAGAATCAGGAAAAGATGCTGGGATTGGGAAG AATAGTTCCTTTCAAGAACAATTGCCAATTGTTCGACAACGTATCATCGATGGTTTTAGTTATACGGCCCTTGACTTGTTTAGAAGAGAATTTGATTTCTTTGACAAAGTTACATCTATATCCGGGGTACTCTATCCACTCCCTAAGGAAGAACGTCGAGCTGGTATCCGCAG AGAGCTGGAGAAAATTGAAATGGAGGGAGAGGATCTCTATGTACCAACTGCTCCTAACAAGTTGGTCAGAGGAATTCAGGTGGACAGTGGTATACCCTTACAATCTGCAGCAAAAGTTCCTATCATGATCACATTTGACGTGGTTGATAAGGATGGGGACCATAATGATATAACACCCCAAGCATGTATTTTTAAG GTTGGAGATGATTGTCGGCAAGATGTTCTTGCTCTTCAAGTTATATCACTTCTTAGAGACATATTTGAAGCTGTTGGACTCAAACTCTATTTGTTTCCTTATGGTGTGCTCCCGACTGGCCCAGAGAGAGGTATAGTTGAG GTTGTGCCCAATGTGCGTAGCAGAAGTCAGATGGGCGAAACCACAGATGGTGGTTTATTTGAGATCTTTCAGCAGGATTATGGGCCGGTTGGCTCTCCCAGCTTTGAAGCCGCGCGTGAGAACTTTATCATCAGTAGTGCTGGTTATGCAGTTGCCAGTCTTTTGCTTCAGCCAAAGGATAGACACAATGGGAATCTTCTTTTTGACAA TGTGGGGAGGCTTGTTCACATTGATTTTGGTTTCATCTTTGAAATATCACCTGGCGGAAACATGCGCTTTGAGAGTGCGCACTTTAAGCTGAGCCATGAAATGACTCAATTACTTGATCCCTCTGGGGTAACGAAGAGTGATACCTGGAACCAATTTGTAAG CTTGTGTGTGAAAGGGTACCTTGCTGCTCGCCGCTATATGGATGGAATAGTCAACACAGTTTCGCTCATGCTAGACAGCGGATTGCCTTGCTTCGGCAGAGGTGACCCAATTGGAAATCTTCGAAAGAGATTTCATCCTGAGATGACTGAACGTGAGGCTGCCAACTTCATGATTCGTGTTTGCACTGATGCATACAACAAGTGGACAACTGCTGGCTATGATCTGATACAATATCTGCAGCAGGGAATCGAGAAGTAG